The following are from one region of the Peromyscus leucopus breed LL Stock chromosome 18, UCI_PerLeu_2.1, whole genome shotgun sequence genome:
- the LOC114681782 gene encoding olfactory receptor 6C2-like, whose protein sequence is MRPDKNQESAMRNHTVTTFILLGLTEDPQIQSLLLIFLLFTYLLNVTGNLAIILLTLTDPHLKTPMYFFLQNFSLLEILFTSACIPRYLYSLSTGDKIITYGACASQAFFTDLFGVTEFFLLATMSYDRYVAICKPLHYTTIMSNTACRRLLLCCWMTGLFIILPPFSLSQNLQFCDSNVIDSFLCDVSPFLKISCSDTWVIEQMVIGCAVLTFITTLFCVVLSYVYIIKTIIRFPSAQQRKKAFSTCSSHMIVVSITYGSCIFIYVKPSAKDSVATNKGVIVLTTSIAPMLNPFIYTLRNKQVKQAFKDSIKKIALECRN, encoded by the coding sequence ATGAGACCAgataaaaatcaggagtcagcTATGAGGAACCATACAGTAACAACATTCATTCTCCTGGGACTTACAGAGGACCCACAAATTCAAAGtctgcttttgatttttctactttttacCTACCTGTTGAATGTAACTGGCAATTTGGCAATTATCTTACTTACATTAACGGATCCTCACCTTAAAACACCGATGTACTTTTTCCTACAAAACTTTTCCCTCTTAGAAATCTTGTTCACATCAGCTTGTATTCCTAGATACTTGTATAGCCTGTCAACGGGTGACAAGATTATTACCTATGGTGCCTGTGCCAGTCAAGCATTTTTCACTGACCTTTTTGGAGTAACTGAATTTTTTCTCCTTGCCACCAtgtcctatgaccgctatgtggccatctgtaaaCCCCTGCACTACACCACCATCATGAGCAACACTGCCTGCAGAAGACTCCTTCTTTGCTGCTGGATGACTGGGCTTTTCATCATACTCCCACCCTTTAGCCTGAGCCAAAATCTGCAATTCTGTGATTCTAATGTCATTGATAGTTTTCTTTGTGATGTGTCTCCCTTCCTGAAGATTTCTTGCTCAGACACGTGGGTCATTGAGCAGATGGTTATAGGCTGTGCTGTGTTGACCTTCATCACAACCCTTTTTTGTGTTGTTCTTTCCTATGTCTACATAATCAAGACCATTATAAGGTTTCCTTCTgcccagcaaaggaaaaaggcctttTCTACCTGTTCTTCCCACATGATTGTGGTTTCCATCACTTATGGCAGCTGCATCTTCATCTATGTCAAGCCATCAGCAAAGGATTCAGTGGCCACCAACAAGGGTGTAATAGTGCTAACCACTTCCATTGCTCCCATGTTGAACCCTTTCATTTACACCTTGAGGAACAAGCAAGTCAAACAGGCCTTCAAAGATTCAATCAAAAAAATTGCCTTAGAATGCCGAAATTGA